The Stratiformator vulcanicus genome has a segment encoding these proteins:
- the smc gene encoding chromosome segregation protein SMC gives MLETLDLHGFKSFADRTVFRFAPGLTAVVGPNGSGKSNVVDALKWILGDQSPKSLRGKDMTDVIFNGSGGRKPANLCEAVLTFDNASGFLPDMGKQVAIGRRLWRNGDSEYLVDGQVARLKDVREIFSGTGAGASAYAIIEQGRVDQLLQANAVGRRAVFEEAAGVGRYKLKRIDAERKLERVEQNLARLTDIVDEVEAQLHATRTQAAKAAKFREISEELRHWWHGFAADEYRDGTRRVAELREKLAVDRARQSEVQQRQQELEDRLTALEEELAAADDDLRGVERQRSVFETQFAEAATTVAQLTERAADAEQDLIRARGRVVTSSDSLREAETERAHNREVLENAREQFETLRSRTQAQEASLFNLDSELAELRETLHETQARRTQLGEQIAQDEADLRTSAQRRDDLDLAISQAEQRLAPMLEQLEHAKNEAKTFSADVAECELRCEAAKAAIEEAIDAKASVAERRSRLKNEIAELRERRGAAAARLNVLEDFEQRGEGLGIGVREILNRARSIDDAPWNRIHGTVAELIDVGLDDAPLAEVALGSRAQLIVIDGFSDLAEYLHRRSSRIAGRVGFLSQQPSAYDDSGLSGARYIEAHPVGTAGASSPPGRDGDLAGLPGVVRRADTLIRVTPRFEGLAERLLGDTWVVESLNSAFALSAGYGRGMRFVTLQGELLESDGSLIVGTLRGEVAIVSRRAELLELRRKIAQYDRELRRTEAELTRQSDALRQADRHASEVEIELRTFETQLAEAKRSAVESDRKRTEVEAAAVEAETELERLAQNRNQASATISRAESSIEQCRAQLAAALELHRSSDAQIAQKTDEVERLREQQKGELLTLAKAEERLASLNEGVQRVDRDVAAQRDRLNSGEERLVEATSRISQLQLAILNAGTKKSDALAKREQLDASVREQFVARDRLKARRAEIAKDESKLRAERREQGDRIHETELKVREIEQSLSTMGERIREEYGVELEELAESDESAVKLLLKERQPEPDHASELDESSELDTIESPDSEVDETSEANASEAEEAIDDGDSLTLEEVREELDARVQRLRRKLKTLGSVNADSLADLDELQERYDRLSAQLQDLTEAKRALEDVIRRINKETKRLFSETFDSIRGHFQVLFRQLFGGGEGDIVLEDVTDMLECGIEIVARPPGKELRSLSLLSGGEKTMTCVALLLAIFKSKPSPFCILDEVDAALDEANITRFVRVLKEFKKDTQFIMITHRKPSMCEADVLYGVTMEEAGVSKRMSVHFEDVAEDGSFHTSKKAA, from the coding sequence ATGCTCGAAACTCTCGACCTACACGGCTTCAAAAGCTTCGCCGATCGGACCGTCTTCCGGTTCGCCCCGGGCCTGACGGCCGTCGTCGGACCGAATGGAAGCGGTAAGAGCAACGTCGTCGACGCGCTCAAATGGATTTTGGGCGACCAAAGCCCGAAGAGCCTCCGCGGCAAAGATATGACGGATGTCATTTTTAATGGCTCCGGCGGACGCAAACCGGCCAATCTGTGCGAAGCGGTTCTCACGTTCGACAACGCGTCCGGCTTTTTGCCCGATATGGGCAAACAGGTTGCGATCGGTCGGCGCCTGTGGCGGAACGGTGATTCGGAATATCTGGTCGACGGGCAAGTGGCCCGGCTCAAAGATGTTCGCGAGATATTTTCCGGGACAGGCGCGGGCGCAAGCGCTTACGCGATCATCGAGCAGGGGCGCGTCGATCAATTGCTGCAGGCCAACGCCGTCGGTCGGCGGGCCGTGTTCGAAGAAGCCGCGGGCGTCGGACGCTACAAGCTCAAACGCATCGACGCGGAACGCAAATTGGAGCGGGTCGAACAAAATCTCGCCCGCCTGACCGACATCGTCGATGAAGTCGAAGCACAGCTTCATGCGACAAGAACCCAAGCAGCGAAAGCGGCAAAGTTTCGCGAGATTTCCGAAGAGTTGCGTCACTGGTGGCACGGCTTTGCAGCGGACGAATATCGCGACGGAACACGCCGCGTCGCAGAACTTCGCGAGAAGCTGGCGGTTGATCGGGCCCGGCAAAGTGAAGTTCAGCAGCGGCAGCAGGAACTCGAAGATCGCCTCACCGCGCTCGAAGAAGAACTCGCCGCAGCCGATGATGACCTCCGGGGCGTCGAGCGTCAGCGTTCGGTGTTCGAAACTCAGTTCGCCGAAGCCGCGACAACCGTTGCGCAATTGACCGAACGGGCTGCCGATGCCGAGCAGGATCTGATCCGCGCTCGCGGCCGCGTCGTCACGTCGTCCGACTCGCTGCGTGAAGCCGAGACGGAACGGGCACACAATCGCGAAGTACTCGAGAATGCCCGCGAGCAATTCGAGACGCTTCGCAGCCGGACTCAGGCTCAGGAAGCAAGCCTCTTCAACCTTGATAGCGAGCTGGCGGAACTCCGCGAGACGCTCCACGAAACGCAGGCGCGCCGCACACAACTGGGCGAACAAATTGCGCAGGACGAAGCCGATCTCCGCACGTCAGCCCAACGCCGTGATGACCTTGATCTGGCGATCAGCCAAGCCGAACAGCGGCTTGCCCCGATGCTGGAGCAACTCGAACACGCCAAGAACGAGGCGAAAACGTTCAGCGCCGACGTCGCCGAATGCGAACTCCGCTGCGAAGCCGCCAAAGCGGCCATCGAAGAGGCGATCGACGCCAAGGCGAGTGTGGCGGAGCGGCGAAGCAGACTGAAAAACGAAATCGCCGAGCTTCGCGAACGACGCGGCGCCGCGGCAGCGCGGCTCAACGTTTTAGAGGACTTCGAACAGCGAGGCGAGGGCCTTGGAATCGGCGTGCGGGAAATATTGAACCGCGCCCGCTCGATTGACGATGCGCCTTGGAATCGTATTCACGGAACCGTCGCCGAATTAATCGATGTCGGACTCGATGACGCCCCACTGGCGGAAGTCGCTCTCGGCAGTCGGGCTCAATTAATTGTGATCGATGGGTTTTCCGATCTCGCCGAATATCTGCACCGTCGCTCCAGTCGCATCGCAGGACGCGTCGGCTTTCTTTCGCAGCAGCCTTCAGCGTACGACGACTCCGGCTTATCGGGAGCCCGTTATATCGAAGCGCATCCGGTCGGAACCGCGGGGGCATCCTCCCCTCCCGGACGAGACGGTGACCTTGCCGGCTTGCCCGGCGTTGTTCGTCGAGCCGATACGCTCATTAGGGTCACGCCACGATTCGAGGGACTTGCCGAGCGATTGCTCGGCGATACGTGGGTCGTCGAATCGCTCAACTCGGCCTTCGCGCTCTCTGCCGGCTACGGCCGGGGCATGCGATTCGTCACCCTGCAAGGCGAATTGCTCGAGAGCGACGGTTCTTTAATTGTGGGTACGCTCCGCGGCGAAGTCGCGATCGTTTCCCGTCGGGCCGAATTGCTCGAACTACGCCGCAAAATCGCCCAGTATGATCGTGAACTGCGGCGAACCGAGGCTGAATTGACCCGTCAATCCGACGCCCTTCGACAGGCCGATCGACACGCTTCAGAAGTTGAAATCGAGTTGCGCACGTTTGAAACACAGCTGGCAGAAGCGAAACGCAGTGCGGTTGAATCGGACCGGAAGAGAACGGAAGTCGAAGCGGCGGCTGTCGAAGCCGAGACCGAACTCGAACGCCTCGCCCAGAATCGCAACCAAGCGTCCGCCACCATATCGCGTGCCGAAAGCTCGATCGAACAATGTCGCGCGCAACTGGCCGCTGCGCTCGAACTGCACCGATCTTCTGATGCACAAATCGCGCAGAAAACGGATGAGGTCGAGCGACTGCGCGAGCAACAAAAAGGAGAATTGCTCACGCTGGCGAAAGCTGAAGAACGGCTTGCATCACTCAATGAGGGTGTCCAACGTGTAGACCGGGATGTCGCCGCGCAGCGTGATCGACTTAACTCGGGTGAGGAACGTCTCGTCGAGGCGACTTCAAGAATCAGTCAATTACAACTCGCAATATTAAATGCGGGCACGAAGAAGTCCGATGCGCTCGCCAAGCGCGAGCAGCTTGATGCGTCGGTCCGCGAGCAGTTCGTCGCGCGAGATCGCTTGAAAGCCCGTCGCGCTGAGATTGCAAAAGATGAATCAAAATTAAGAGCCGAACGACGGGAGCAGGGAGATCGCATTCACGAGACAGAACTAAAGGTCCGTGAGATCGAACAGTCGCTCTCGACGATGGGCGAGCGCATCCGCGAAGAGTATGGCGTGGAATTGGAAGAACTTGCCGAGAGTGATGAGTCGGCCGTCAAGCTGCTGCTGAAAGAACGTCAGCCCGAACCCGATCACGCGAGCGAACTCGATGAGTCGTCGGAGTTGGACACGATTGAATCACCCGATTCCGAAGTCGACGAAACAAGCGAGGCGAACGCGTCCGAAGCCGAAGAAGCGATTGATGACGGCGATTCGCTGACGCTGGAAGAAGTTCGTGAAGAACTTGATGCACGCGTGCAGCGGTTGCGTCGCAAATTAAAGACATTGGGTTCGGTCAACGCCGACAGTCTCGCCGATCTCGACGAATTACAGGAACGCTATGACCGCCTCAGCGCGCAATTGCAGGACCTCACGGAGGCGAAGCGTGCGCTGGAGGATGTCATCCGCAGAATTAACAAAGAAACGAAACGGCTCTTTTCAGAAACGTTTGACTCGATTCGCGGTCACTTTCAAGTCTTGTTTCGCCAACTCTTCGGGGGCGGCGAAGGCGACATCGTACTCGAAGACGTCACTGACATGCTTGAATGCGGGATCGAGATCGTTGCCCGTCCGCCCGGTAAAGAATTAAGAAGCCTCTCGTTGCTTTCCGGCGGTGAGAAAACAATGACCTGTGTGGCATTACTTCTCGCCATCTTTAAGAGCAAGCCGAGTCCGTTCTGCATTCTGGACGAAGTCGACGCCGCGCTCGATGAAGCGAATATCACGCGATTCGTGCGGGTCTTAAAAGAATTCAAGAAGGACACGCAGTTCATCATGATTACGCACCGCAAGCCGAGCATGTGCGAGGCGGATGTGCTGTACGGCGTCACGATGGAAGAGGCGGGAGTCAGCAAACGAATGAGCGTTCACTTCGAAGACGTTGCTGAAGACGGCAGTTTCCACACCAGCAAGAAGGCCGCGTAA
- a CDS encoding flagellar basal body P-ring protein FlgI translates to MRVLRLCSSIRFAIGLPLVLVTGCTTIGLSALEWATPPKPSELPWMKPAAEPVSAEEILGEVDTATDTPLIGEYTSIAGLSPVFVAGVGLVVNLDGTGDDPPPSRLRTALMTEMKRREIESPNRILRSPNTALVVVSGFLPPLIRKGENFDIEVRLPPNSSARSLAGGTLLVSHLYEAQKTQEGRTGKGHEMALATGPVLISTGVGGDDIDLAGVLRRGRIVGGGTSKIDRALSVFLRNEYRTFRNSQRVAHRIGKRFHAPDEHGLKKPLAEAKTDQRVQVALHPLYERNYARFLQVIRAIAFKESTIARRVRLRKLDEMMQVSETSAEASLQLEAIGEEAIPILLDALDHESLEVRFYAASALVYLENSEGLKTLAEAARSEPAFRIFALTALSVSKEAEASMLLRDLLSESSAETRYGAFRALTAINADDPLVRGEPMFGGRKPDLGEEPSYRLHVLPVDGPSLIHLTHRTRAEVVLFGADQQMKLPLALRAGNHIIVSAPPGSSQVSVSRFQVGRPDQKEIVSANVADIIRACDSLGASYPDIAALLAQADRQGNLPGAIAVDELPKAGRLYYRSGGGEFIGGPRQTRVGSEGTSPNLFPVDGEASEQTDEIDDAAEEMFLDLGETRDGKPDADDDRNDDRVDDRPDDIDAADDEAESSSPEANDRVAEVLDEYVSGNSNTSKASDIPETDDEGESSGDYPDAPSQSSSFRLPSFSLPSLPRIPGLGGGGVPTQSEPELPPQDESE, encoded by the coding sequence ATGCGCGTTCTCCGACTATGCAGCTCAATTCGGTTTGCGATCGGGCTGCCGCTCGTTCTTGTCACCGGATGTACGACGATCGGCCTGTCGGCTCTGGAATGGGCCACACCGCCGAAACCGTCGGAACTACCGTGGATGAAGCCGGCTGCCGAACCGGTCTCCGCTGAGGAGATTCTCGGTGAGGTCGACACGGCGACCGATACGCCGCTGATCGGGGAATACACGTCGATTGCGGGCCTCTCGCCGGTCTTCGTCGCCGGTGTCGGACTGGTCGTCAATCTGGACGGAACGGGCGATGATCCGCCGCCGTCGAGACTTCGAACGGCATTGATGACCGAGATGAAACGACGCGAAATCGAATCACCGAACCGAATTCTCCGTTCGCCGAACACGGCCCTTGTCGTGGTCAGTGGGTTTCTGCCCCCGCTCATTCGCAAGGGAGAGAACTTCGATATCGAAGTTCGGCTACCGCCCAATAGCTCGGCGAGAAGCCTCGCCGGCGGCACACTGTTGGTCTCGCACTTGTACGAGGCACAAAAAACTCAGGAAGGCCGGACCGGCAAGGGACACGAGATGGCACTGGCCACCGGGCCGGTTCTCATTTCGACCGGTGTCGGCGGCGACGATATTGATCTGGCGGGCGTTCTGCGTCGCGGCCGAATCGTCGGGGGCGGTACGTCAAAGATCGACCGAGCGCTTTCGGTCTTCCTTCGAAACGAATATCGCACGTTTCGTAATTCTCAGCGAGTGGCGCACCGGATCGGAAAACGCTTTCACGCGCCCGATGAGCACGGCCTGAAGAAACCATTGGCCGAAGCAAAAACTGATCAACGAGTCCAAGTGGCGCTGCACCCGCTTTATGAGCGCAACTATGCCCGCTTCCTGCAGGTCATTCGCGCCATCGCGTTCAAGGAATCAACGATCGCTCGGCGTGTCCGTCTCAGAAAACTTGACGAAATGATGCAAGTCTCCGAGACCAGCGCCGAAGCATCGCTGCAGCTCGAAGCGATCGGCGAGGAAGCCATTCCGATTCTGCTCGATGCTCTCGATCACGAAAGCCTCGAAGTTCGGTTTTACGCGGCCAGCGCATTGGTCTACCTCGAAAATTCCGAGGGGCTCAAAACTTTGGCCGAGGCGGCTCGGAGTGAACCGGCCTTCCGAATTTTTGCTCTGACCGCTCTGTCCGTCAGTAAGGAAGCGGAAGCGAGCATGCTTCTTCGCGATCTGCTGTCCGAGTCGAGCGCGGAGACCCGATACGGGGCGTTCCGAGCACTCACCGCAATCAATGCGGACGATCCCCTCGTGCGAGGGGAGCCGATGTTCGGCGGTCGCAAGCCGGATTTGGGTGAGGAGCCGTCGTACCGCTTGCACGTATTGCCTGTCGACGGGCCTTCGCTGATTCACCTCACGCATCGAACGCGGGCGGAAGTCGTGCTGTTCGGGGCAGATCAGCAAATGAAACTGCCGCTGGCTTTGCGTGCCGGCAACCACATCATCGTGTCCGCGCCTCCGGGCAGCAGCCAGGTTTCGGTCAGCCGATTCCAAGTCGGTCGGCCCGACCAGAAAGAAATTGTTTCGGCAAATGTTGCCGACATCATCCGGGCGTGCGACAGCTTAGGTGCGTCCTATCCGGATATCGCCGCGCTGCTCGCGCAGGCCGATCGACAGGGCAACCTTCCCGGTGCGATCGCCGTCGACGAACTGCCGAAAGCCGGACGGCTTTACTATCGCTCCGGCGGCGGCGAGTTCATTGGCGGCCCGCGGCAAACGCGGGTCGGCAGCGAAGGAACATCGCCGAACCTGTTCCCGGTCGATGGCGAAGCATCGGAGCAGACCGACGAAATCGATGACGCGGCCGAAGAGATGTTCCTCGACCTCGGCGAAACGCGTGACGGGAAGCCGGACGCCGATGACGACCGCAACGACGATCGTGTTGACGACCGACCCGACGACATTGACGCGGCCGACGATGAAGCGGAGTCGAGTTCTCCCGAAGCGAACGACCGCGTTGCGGAAGTGCTCGACGAATACGTCTCCGGTAATTCGAACACGTCGAAGGCTTCCGACATTCCTGAAACCGATGACGAAGGCGAGTCGAGCGGCGACTACCCGGATGCCCCATCGCAGTCGTCGAGTTTTCGGCTGCCCAGCTTCTCATTGCCCTCGTTGCCCCGCATACCGGGTCTGGGTGGCGGTGGTGTTCCGACACAGTCCGAACCCGAGTTGCCACCACAGGATGAATCGGAATAG
- a CDS encoding zinc-dependent alcohol dehydrogenase family protein, which yields MKAVSFDRFGEPADVLEVRDVPTPEPSEGSVLVRMLASPINPSDLMTVRGTYALKPELPATPGYEGVGIVESSNAGLYGKFLSGKRVAVLNGSGGNWAEYATVPAKRAVPIPTDLPLAQAAMFFVNPATAYVMSRQVLGVSQGEWLLQSAAGSSLGRMIIALGKHYGFRTLNVVRRDEQAEELRELGGDAVIVFDGAHDDPDGFPEQAVAAVDGKPVRFAIDPVGGATGTALLKALGDGGRLLAYGTLAGEPISVNARDLLTHGSKVEGFWLARWMESQSLWGRLSVIRKVSKLLGEGIIQSDVGQSFSMTEIREAVKKSEERGRGGKAWLKFGE from the coding sequence ATGAAAGCTGTGAGCTTTGATCGGTTCGGGGAACCGGCCGATGTGCTTGAGGTCCGCGACGTGCCGACGCCGGAGCCGAGCGAGGGGTCCGTGCTGGTCCGGATGCTGGCATCGCCGATCAATCCGTCCGACCTGATGACCGTTCGCGGTACCTACGCGTTAAAGCCCGAACTTCCGGCCACACCCGGATACGAAGGTGTCGGAATCGTCGAGTCGTCCAATGCCGGACTGTACGGGAAATTTCTCTCCGGAAAACGAGTCGCCGTCTTAAACGGCTCCGGCGGGAACTGGGCCGAGTATGCAACGGTCCCGGCTAAGCGGGCCGTCCCGATCCCGACAGATTTGCCACTCGCTCAGGCGGCGATGTTTTTCGTCAATCCGGCAACGGCCTATGTCATGTCGCGGCAGGTCCTCGGCGTTTCACAGGGCGAATGGCTGCTCCAATCGGCGGCCGGGTCATCGCTCGGGCGGATGATCATTGCGCTCGGCAAACACTATGGATTCCGAACTCTCAACGTCGTGCGACGGGACGAGCAGGCTGAAGAATTGCGCGAGCTCGGCGGCGATGCCGTCATCGTATTTGACGGAGCTCACGACGACCCCGACGGGTTCCCTGAACAGGCCGTGGCGGCGGTCGATGGCAAGCCCGTCCGGTTCGCCATCGACCCGGTCGGTGGTGCGACCGGAACGGCCCTTCTCAAAGCGTTGGGTGACGGCGGAAGGCTCCTTGCCTATGGAACGCTCGCGGGCGAACCCATTTCGGTCAATGCACGCGACCTGTTAACTCACGGGTCGAAGGTCGAGGGTTTCTGGTTGGCTCGCTGGATGGAATCGCAAAGCTTGTGGGGACGGCTCAGCGTCATCCGCAAGGTGTCGAAGCTGCTCGGCGAGGGCATCATCCAAAGCGATGTCGGTCAGTCGTTTTCAATGACCGAAATCAGGGAAGCCGTGAAAAAGTCGGAAGAACGAGGCCGCGGCGGCAAAGCGTGGCTGAAATTTGGCGAGTGA
- a CDS encoding cation:proton antiporter, translated as MTPSPLIYLSAVVVFGIAAQWLAWRLKLPAILLLLAVGFAFGQWLPVDKYIEPELLFPAVSLAVAVILFEGGLTLRFRELRSTGGSVWRLVTIGCLITGVLGALAARFLIFDAWPIAILAGAIFTVTGPTVVIPLLRAIRPSGRISKIAKWEGIVIDPIGAMLAVLVFEAIKSAGVGAAAATVAYELVEVLATGLIVGGGVAFLLIILFEQNWIPDFLDAPVLLASVLGVFAASYMITGQAESGLVTVTVMGIVLANQRRVEIEHLIKFKESLGVLLISVLFILLSGRISPTDISQLGANGFLFLVVLILLVRPLSVFAATLGTKINWKERTFLAWLAPRGIVAAAVASVFVLELEHVLDDPGQLGLSADYAELLKSDTQLLVPLTFLVIIATVATYGLTAGALALRLGLADQNPQGLLIAGAGPFARAAARAVRKEGFQVLLVDSNRENIRAARMDDLPCRHGNILSETLQDDLDLSGLGRFLALTPNDEVNSLAVIAMRNVFGRAGVFQLPVNKVRLTQEGREDAAPVEGRRLFDDGLTFSELNRRVVSEEGVIKKTMLTEEFDFAAFLRQHGASAIVLFILLAKSKSLSVKVAGETQPPQQGQKIISLVSSTPPEEQENLDEPLE; from the coding sequence TTGACTCCCTCTCCGCTGATCTATCTGTCTGCCGTCGTTGTCTTCGGGATCGCCGCGCAATGGCTCGCGTGGCGGTTGAAACTGCCGGCGATCTTGCTCCTGTTGGCTGTCGGATTCGCATTCGGCCAATGGTTGCCGGTCGACAAGTACATTGAACCGGAACTACTCTTTCCCGCCGTCTCGCTCGCTGTTGCGGTGATCTTGTTCGAAGGCGGATTGACGCTCCGGTTTCGCGAACTGCGGTCGACCGGCGGAAGCGTGTGGCGGCTCGTCACGATCGGATGCCTTATCACAGGCGTCCTCGGAGCGCTGGCCGCGCGGTTTTTGATCTTCGACGCATGGCCGATCGCCATTCTGGCCGGTGCTATTTTCACGGTCACCGGACCGACGGTTGTGATCCCTTTACTGCGAGCGATCCGCCCGAGCGGGCGCATTTCGAAGATCGCCAAGTGGGAAGGCATCGTCATCGACCCCATCGGCGCCATGCTCGCCGTGCTCGTATTCGAGGCCATCAAATCGGCGGGAGTCGGTGCCGCCGCCGCAACAGTTGCCTACGAGTTGGTGGAAGTTCTGGCGACCGGACTGATCGTGGGGGGAGGCGTGGCCTTTCTCCTAATCATCCTCTTTGAACAGAATTGGATTCCCGACTTTCTGGATGCGCCAGTCCTGCTCGCGTCGGTCCTCGGCGTTTTCGCTGCGAGCTACATGATCACCGGCCAGGCCGAGTCCGGGCTGGTCACGGTGACGGTCATGGGCATCGTGCTCGCCAACCAACGCCGCGTCGAAATCGAGCACCTGATCAAATTTAAGGAAAGCCTCGGCGTCCTACTGATCTCAGTCCTGTTCATACTGCTGTCCGGCCGGATCAGCCCGACCGATATCTCTCAGTTGGGGGCAAACGGATTCCTGTTTCTGGTCGTGCTCATCCTGCTCGTCCGGCCGCTTTCCGTATTTGCGGCAACGCTCGGGACGAAGATCAATTGGAAGGAGCGCACGTTTCTCGCGTGGTTGGCCCCTCGCGGGATCGTCGCCGCCGCAGTCGCAAGTGTTTTCGTTCTCGAACTCGAACACGTGCTCGACGATCCCGGCCAACTCGGCCTGTCCGCGGACTATGCCGAACTTCTCAAGAGCGACACCCAATTGCTCGTCCCACTGACATTCCTCGTGATCATCGCGACGGTGGCGACATACGGACTGACGGCGGGGGCATTGGCCCTGCGGCTCGGCCTCGCCGATCAGAATCCTCAAGGTCTGCTCATCGCCGGAGCCGGTCCCTTCGCGCGGGCAGCGGCCAGAGCTGTGCGTAAGGAGGGCTTTCAAGTGCTACTCGTCGATTCCAATCGCGAGAACATCCGAGCAGCCCGGATGGACGACCTACCCTGTCGGCATGGAAATATCTTATCGGAAACGTTGCAGGACGATCTCGATCTGTCCGGACTTGGGCGGTTTCTAGCATTGACGCCGAATGACGAAGTGAATTCGTTAGCCGTGATCGCAATGCGTAACGTGTTCGGACGCGCGGGCGTCTTTCAATTACCCGTGAATAAAGTGCGACTGACGCAAGAGGGCCGCGAGGATGCCGCCCCGGTCGAAGGCCGCAGGCTGTTCGACGACGGCTTAACGTTCTCGGAGCTGAACCGTCGCGTCGTTTCTGAAGAGGGCGTCATTAAGAAAACGATGCTGACCGAAGAGTTCGACTTTGCCGCGTTTCTGCGTCAGCACGGGGCCAGCGCTATCGTGCTCTTTATCCTGTTGGCGAAATCGAAATCTCTCTCCGTCAAAGTGGCCGGAGAGACTCAGCCGCCGCAGCAGGGGCAGAAAATTATCAGCTTGGTGTCGTCGACTCCGCCCGAAGAACAAGAGAATTTAGACGAGCCTCTTGAGTAG
- a CDS encoding class I SAM-dependent DNA methyltransferase — protein sequence MKRYRIKFPPSDANELGQDQAFFYLNEDPASEDFIKLRFHDYAEIYNRPGLYEQIFYDRLRCSSPKVVGELLRQTVEWNGEQFSERRVLDLGAGNGIMGETLKGYGVARLVGADIIPEARNAAWRDRPFVYDDYIVADFTNLDDKKTEEINEWSFDCLTCVAALGFGDIPTRAFLQALDFVKVGGWAAFNIKDTFLDNSDKSGFSRLIRELIFSEYLDIHLLQRYRHRLSMDGYPLFYYAMIVGKSADIPKDFLRTHEIDV from the coding sequence ATGAAGCGTTACAGAATCAAATTTCCGCCGAGCGATGCGAATGAACTCGGGCAGGACCAGGCCTTCTTCTATTTGAATGAAGACCCGGCTTCTGAAGATTTTATTAAGCTTCGCTTTCACGATTACGCCGAGATTTACAATCGACCCGGGCTTTACGAGCAAATTTTCTACGACCGCCTGCGTTGCTCCTCCCCCAAAGTCGTCGGAGAGTTGCTGCGGCAAACCGTCGAGTGGAATGGCGAGCAATTCTCGGAGCGCCGCGTGCTCGACTTGGGAGCCGGTAACGGCATCATGGGTGAAACTCTTAAGGGCTATGGAGTCGCCCGATTGGTGGGCGCCGACATTATTCCCGAAGCTCGCAATGCCGCGTGGCGTGACCGACCGTTCGTGTACGACGACTACATCGTCGCCGACTTCACAAACCTCGACGACAAGAAGACCGAGGAAATCAATGAGTGGTCTTTCGACTGCCTGACCTGTGTCGCCGCCCTCGGCTTCGGCGACATTCCGACGAGAGCATTCCTGCAGGCACTCGACTTCGTCAAAGTCGGCGGTTGGGCCGCGTTCAATATCAAAGACACGTTTCTCGACAACAGCGACAAATCGGGCTTTTCGAGACTGATTCGCGAACTGATCTTCTCCGAGTATCTCGATATCCATCTGCTGCAGCGATACCGTCACCGCCTGTCGATGGACGGCTACCCGCTGTTCTACTACGCAATGATCGTCGGGAAGAGCGCTGATATCCCGAAAGACTTCCTGCGGACACACGAGATCGACGTTTAG